In Sphingopyxis macrogoltabida, the sequence CTCCCAGCAGCGTATCCCAGCCGACAAGTTCGATCGAGCCGTGGAAGCCGTCCCGAGGCTGATAAACGCGTCCCCGTCCGTCCGCAGTCCGCTGCCAGGTGTAGGTCCAGTCATCGAGCTTGCCGACAATGTCGGCTACCACAAAGCAGTGAAACACGGTGAGGTGATCGAGCTTGATTGGGCGGCCCTTCACATCTGTCATGGTGCCCGACTGCAGCCGACGGACATAGCGTTCAACCTGCAGCTGGGGGTTCTCATCGTCTGCATAGCTGGTCCGCCCGGGACGCTTGAACTCAATCAAAAGAACCTTCGACGGTTCCTCGACTTGGCGAAGGCCATGAACGTAGTCGAAGATGAGCACATCGGGCCGCTCATCGCTGTCGGTGGCGGCAGACAAGACGCTGAATTCCACGTCGGAGCTGAAATACTGCGCGAAGGTTAGACGCTCATCGACGATCCAAAGGTCGTGAGAACTCGCCGGCGCAACCTTCTTCGTCCCGTCTTCCAGCGTGTTCACACGCAGCGGACAGATGAAGGAATGCAGCACGTCCTCGCGCTGGTAGGAGCTGTCGCGCGTATCGTCGCGGACCTTCTCCATCAATATTTCGATGAAATCGAGAACCACCTTTCGGCGGATGATGTATTCTGCGAGGCTTCGCTGCTCGGCATCCTCAATTGCTCGGCCGGCCTCGCTCACTGCCGTGGCGAAAGAATCCACAGTGACGGCGCCATCCTTCAAACGAGTGAGGACGGACCTGATCTTCTCGGCCTGGCGCTGGTCACGCCTGAAGCGCTCCCGCGACAGATGCCCGTAGATTGCGTCATCATTTAGCTCGCCAGAAGGCAGCTTCGCCTGCAACTCGTCAGTGCTTCCGAAGGCCACCGATGGATAGGACTGCGTGATCTCTTGGATGATTCCTCGTTGCTCTCCGCTCAGCTTGGCGAGCGGCTCCTCAAGGAAGCGCTCGATCTCAACAGTGCAGACGTCGTTGATGATGCGGTCGAGGATTAAATCCTCGAACATGAATGCCGTCCGCTCCTGATTCACGTTCTGGTCAAGGAAATCACCTGTGAGGATCGCATGGAACACTCGGTCCTCACCCGGACCGAAGTATTTCAGCCCTAGCTTTCCATCGATGCTTTGCGAATGGACGGTCCGGTCATGCGCGATAAAGTGGACGAAATGCGATCCTTTTAGGTCAGCGCTCGCCACCTTATCACATTCCATCAGGGTAAGAAGCAGCTTGCCATACTCTTCGGTGACCAGCTCGATCCCCGCCTCCTTGCGATGCACGATCTTGTCGATGTCGCCGGGATAGTGGCGCGTCTCGTCACCGACATAGACCGTAACTGCCGGGCACCTTCCGCCGATGAACGTCGGCAGGAAGTGGGAGGTCAGATGCTGAAAAACGAAGCTGTCACGCCCGGGAAAGCGGGTTTGGTAGCCGTTGTCGCGCAAGCCCTCGAATCGGACGTGGAAAGACGTCCCCGCATCTGCCGTGGCGGAGGCCTCGACATAGCCTTCGATCTGGTCGTCGTTCGCCAAACGGAACCTAAAACTTCGGCTCGTTAAACGGTCATCATCCTGAAAAACTGTCCTCACATCAATCTTTTGGAAGCAGTCCAGCCACAACAGGCGACCGACGCCCTTACCGCCGATGCCGAGCTTGTTGTCAGTGTCCGTCGTCGTGAAGGCGTCCCAGTTGCGGTCGTCGAGGCCAAGCCCATTATCCTCGACCGTCGCCCATACACCCTCCTTCTTGCGATTGGTGTTTACGGTCACGAATACACGTCCCTCGGTTGTCACTGACTCGCCGAACTTGTTCTGCACCGAGTGGATGGCGTTGCTGATCGCCTCGAATAGCGGCTGCATCGCAGCCGCGACTGAGGTCGGCTTCGGCAGCCGGTCGATGCGCTTCACAAGATTCGGACGGAGGGATGTCACGCGCCTAGAACAACGTAGAACCCTGTGGAAGTCAATGCGGCGGGGTGTAGCGAACTGCCATGCTCACCCCCACCCCGCTACGCTCCACCGTCTTCTATCGTCTCAGAGTTCGGCTCCTGACACCGCTCCCAACGCCGCAATACGTATGGCCGCTTTCAGGATCATCATTCACAACGCTGAATGACTACGATCGGGCGCATTACCGACGCAAAAAAGGCGGCCCGAAAGGCCGCCAAGTTTGTGATGAAGGAGCTCCTCCATCGGGTCGCGACGCGCTGATACAAGAGGGAGATCAAGCCGCCCAATTATCGACCAACGGGAACGCGATTGTTTCCCGCTGATGCTGCTTTGCAACACACTGTATCTTTTGAAACTTGTCCCGCTATACGCAGCGCAATCAGGTGTTATTCTGCCCAAC encodes:
- a CDS encoding ATP-binding protein produces the protein MKRIDRLPKPTSVAAAMQPLFEAISNAIHSVQNKFGESVTTEGRVFVTVNTNRKKEGVWATVEDNGLGLDDRNWDAFTTTDTDNKLGIGGKGVGRLLWLDCFQKIDVRTVFQDDDRLTSRSFRFRLANDDQIEGYVEASATADAGTSFHVRFEGLRDNGYQTRFPGRDSFVFQHLTSHFLPTFIGGRCPAVTVYVGDETRHYPGDIDKIVHRKEAGIELVTEEYGKLLLTLMECDKVASADLKGSHFVHFIAHDRTVHSQSIDGKLGLKYFGPGEDRVFHAILTGDFLDQNVNQERTAFMFEDLILDRIINDVCTVEIERFLEEPLAKLSGEQRGIIQEITQSYPSVAFGSTDELQAKLPSGELNDDAIYGHLSRERFRRDQRQAEKIRSVLTRLKDGAVTVDSFATAVSEAGRAIEDAEQRSLAEYIIRRKVVLDFIEILMEKVRDDTRDSSYQREDVLHSFICPLRVNTLEDGTKKVAPASSHDLWIVDERLTFAQYFSSDVEFSVLSAATDSDERPDVLIFDYVHGLRQVEEPSKVLLIEFKRPGRTSYADDENPQLQVERYVRRLQSGTMTDVKGRPIKLDHLTVFHCFVVADIVGKLDDWTYTWQRTADGRGRVYQPRDGFHGSIELVGWDTLLGDARGRNQAFFDRAGISGKSYFSAD